In the genome of Planococcus donghaensis, the window CACCGCGTTTTGATTGGAATCGATGGCTGCGGGTGCTACGGTGCCGCTCACCGCCAAATCCGCTTGATTAAATACAAGCGTCGACACACCGTCCACCGTATTGTAAGGATCCGTTACTTCCGTTGTCACACCCGCTTTTGTCACGAGGTATGTATAAGTATGTTCACCCGTCGGAATATCATTTGCTAAAAACACAAACCGCTCATTTTCCGGTTCATACGTCATTTCATGCTCCTCGCCATCAAACTGCAACTCCACTTTTTCAATTGTATTCATCGCGTCCGCTTCGAAAAGCTCTTTGTCTCGGTAATAAAACATGGCGTCTCCGTTATCAATAACAGGCGCCGACCCATCAGGTACAATGCGAATCTGTTCTTTTCCACTCGTGACAAAAGCTTTTGTCAAAGAATCATTTTTATTCACCTGGATAAAGCGATCTCCAAATTCTTTTTGGGCTGTATTCCAATCTTCGGTACTGCGCAAAACAAATCCAAATTCCTTCGTTTCTGGCGCCACCGCAATATGAGCGACAGCGACCCCACCGTCATACGACTCAAAATTGATTTGATCATTAACTCTGCCTGTGTTCCACGCCCAAATATTCCAGTCTCCGTACGTTTGATCCGCACGAATATAAGACAAACGCACTTCTCGATCAGTCGTCGCTGTCGTATCTTCAGCCTGTACCGGTTGAACTTGAACAAACGGCGTCCACGTACCCATAACTAGCAATAATGCCAACACCATTAAAAATTTCTGCTTCCATTTCTTGCTCATCTTCACGCTGTCATCTCCTCTTCTATTTGCTTTAGAATAGCCTGTAGATTGACAATACATCCTCCTTTTTTGAGTGAGACATCCTTTTCTAACTTTTGTGCAAACGATTGCACAAAAGGGCGAAATCGCTTATGTCTTTTGATGAGCGATGGCTTCTGGCTGAATAAATTCAGAATTGTAAGCGTTTTCAAATTATTACTGGTAATTTTACATCAAGTTTTTGTAAACAGCAACAGAAAATGTGAATTGGGTATTTTGGGGGAATTTGTTTTAACCCGGGTGTTTGTGATCCTTACATGAAGTTTTTTCTTTTTAACCCGGGTGTTTGTGATCCTTACATGAAGTTTTTTCTTTTTAACCCGGGTGTTCGCAGCTCTTACATGAATTTTTTGCTTCTTTACCTGAACTTTTTCTTTTTTTATCGAGATTTCTTCCAAAATCAAAAAACTGCACCTCGAGAGATGCAGTTTAACCTAACTATATGAAACAGTTTTTTTAAAAAAATTACGATTGAAGAACAAACTCCTGGTACAACTTATTCAAATCTTCCTCAAACTCATGTATTAAGCTTACTCGCTCTGCATAATCTAGTCCCATTACAGGACTTGTCAATTGATGCGCAGTTTCTCGAAGTTCGTCAAACTTCCACATCCATTCATCTGCTATTTGCGGTTCAAGGTAATTTACTTCTGAAACAACTGAAGCCACGAGTCCATAACTTGAAGAACTTGCCGAATGATCGTATTTCTCTTCTCCCTCAAACTCTGTCCATACGATATGAATTTCAGTTAAAAACCCTTCCACCGTTCCGTCGAATGAGCTTTCCATTTTTTGATTTCCCTTATATTTTGGGTTGAATGGATTGTGTTCTGACATTTCCAGCTTCTCAGATGCAACCACTTCGATTAGATCTTCTTGGACGACTAAGTCATCCGCATCATCCATATTAATCAAAGTAATGATTACTCCGAGTCCGACTAGTGTTAGGAATGGTACTGCTATAATAACTTTTCTTATCAAAGCTTTGATCGCTCCTTTATACTTTCATAGCTTTATTATACTACTGTGTGGGTTTATTTCCCATAAGTGGAATGAAAGAGATTCTAACTTTAATAGCAATTTAAAGAAGCTAAACTATCTTGCTATTAAGTTAAATAGTGTTATACACGAAATCCATAAATGGAATATTTTATAAATAGTCCATATACATTCGGGGACTTTATGGCTATACTTATATGTAACTAAATAACCATTTAACTTTTCGTTATTTATATCATTAATTTGTTATCTTTGCGTTTTTCACACTTAATAATAGCTACATAAGAAAAGGAGATGAATCATAATGAGTAATTGTTACGTTCACGACGATGCACAATCAATAGGAACTTGTGTATCATGTGGTAAATTTATTTGTGCGAACTGTAATACTGAACTAAAAGGTAAAAACACATGTAAAAAATGCGTTGATGAAATATTTGAAGACAATAAAAGAAAGCTCGAAAAATTAGAAGACAGCGGAAAGTCTCAACAACCAATGGTATTTATGAATGCTGGCGGTGGAGGTGGCGGCGGTGGTGCTTCTAGCTCGTCTTCAAGTGTAGGCAGCGGCGCAGCGGCTATTCCGTTTTTTACTAAGAGTAAATTAATTGCAGGGTTACTCGCTATTATACTCGGCACATTTGGAGTTCATAAATTCTATTTAGGAAATTGGTTTCAAGGTATAATTTACTTCATATTTTTCTGGACATACATTCCAGCAATAATCGGACTAATCGAAGGAATACGATACTTGATATTGTCTGATGAAAGCTTTGCTAGACAGTATGATAAAGGATACAGAGCATAATACATTGTGCTAGATTCTAAGCAATATAGAAGCGACCTCCGAAAAATCGGAAGGTCGCTCTTTGTATTGCTTATTCTTAGCTCCCGCCAAGAACATAGAATATCTCGACTCTTATTGTTGGTTTACCTCCTGAAAAGTGTCTTCCAAATATGCCTAGTGTTGCATTCTCTACTTAGCCGGAGACGCACCCTTTGATTACCCACTTTAATATTTCTGAACTCAAGTTTATCGCTTGCCCGTTATTCTAAGCTAATACGATGGTTTATTTAGAAGAGAACATCTTTGAAAGTGCTAAGAACAACTTATCCATTCCCACACGCGCTTTTTGGATGGTGGTCGTATTAACGTAAGTTGGTCTAGTTTTTAAGACATTATATTCTATAAAGCAATCCAAATATCGTTCGTGATACTCCGCTGTAGAGTAGAAGATGAATATAGAACTAAGCAACACTAAGCATAATATAACGGATATTCCCATGAAAATTTCATTTATGTCTTTTTCGAACTCACTGAGACTTACTGTCTTTACAACCGGTTCAGTACTTGTAGTCTCTGTAGTTGTAATGATCTCTCCAGAATCAACTGTTTCTGTTAGTAATGTCGTTGTAGTAGTTTCCTCTATGATTTCAGTTTCGTAACCATTTTCAATTGTATTTGCTAGCATAAAAAAGCCATAAGCAGTAACTCCCATATTTAATATAAATGCAAAAGTAGCGGCTATACAGAGCGTTTGTGCACCATTTAGAACAGTAAGTAAATATCGATAACGTGCTCTTAAGAAATCATCTTTCTTTAGAACTTCATCAACAGCCATTTCTGCTTTAAA includes:
- a CDS encoding TM2 domain-containing protein, with protein sequence MSNCYVHDDAQSIGTCVSCGKFICANCNTELKGKNTCKKCVDEIFEDNKRKLEKLEDSGKSQQPMVFMNAGGGGGGGGASSSSSSVGSGAAAIPFFTKSKLIAGLLAIILGTFGVHKFYLGNWFQGIIYFIFFWTYIPAIIGLIEGIRYLILSDESFARQYDKGYRA